In the Hordeum vulgare subsp. vulgare chromosome 7H, MorexV3_pseudomolecules_assembly, whole genome shotgun sequence genome, one interval contains:
- the LOC123412414 gene encoding probable leucine-rich repeat receptor-like protein kinase At1g35710 has product MPLAMETSPFIKLIPFTLLLACSSSAMAAEPSLEEQARALLAWKATLESQPTQLQSWENTSRPCSWHGIRCSKHQQARLQQEVPVITGISLRGLGLRGELDTLNFSVLATLTSIQLAQNQIRGSLPPSLASSLPNLRHLMLQENNLSGEIPKHIKHLEGLVVLNLSINHLFGPLPSELGYLRKLRTLDFSSNNLTGPVPRDLGNLTKLTNLSLGDNQLSGHLPRELGYLVNLRWLVLSQNQFMGSIPPTFGRLVNLTVLYLYYNQFSGHIPREIGYLVNLEELDFTGNKLTGPIPRNLGNLTKLSDLFLGDNQLSGYLPPELGSLVNLGGLHIWQNKLMGSIPATFGSLVNLTSLYLRYNQLSGHIPRELGYLVKLFELELQHNKLMGFIPDIFGNLTKLSYLYLGDNQLSGHIPRELGYLVNLKKLDLRNNKLMGSIPATFGSLVNLTSLVLWGNQLFGRIPPELGYLMNLEELQLSNNKLVGSLPDMFGNLTKLTLLHLDNNKFSGHVPRGIGTLMDLQYLQFSGNNFSGPLPPDLCAGGKLERLAGFDNNLNGPLPSSLVHCLSLVRVRLERNQIEGDISELGIHPNMVYMDMSSNKLYGQLSNHWRECRNLTKLNISNNNIMGNIPTSMGQLSQLKVLDLSSNKLEGELPSKLGNVKSLFHLSLADNFLYGSIPQEIGSLYNLELLDLSSNNLSGSIRGSIARCLKLRFLKLSHNNFDGNIPAELGVMLSLQDLLDLSDNSFVGAIPSQLSGLSMLDTLNLSHNELNGSIPASFGSLESLTSIDVSYNELEGPVPQSRLFMRAPLRCFMHNKMLCGVVKGLPSCSSATQSEGQRTAYGIIVLATVVPILICVVLAIVVLKFQHERKNSKATSTDNVTQLASMFSVWSFDGANVFKQIAEATDNFSEVHCIGTGGYGSVYKAKLATCEIFAVKKIHMIEDDYDINESMFNREIGALVQIRHRNIVKLFGYCSSSQGRFLIYEYMERGNLAETLGANERAIELDWKRRVNIVLDVVHALAYMHHHCPSPIVHRDITSNNILLDMEFRACISDFGTAKILNVNGPNITRLAGTKGYLAPELAYTENVTEKCDVYSFGVLVIELFLGSHPGDLLSSIYLTTKKNDMCLKDLLDSRLELPGTEIAREIYNLLSIAVQCLEPNPSHRPTAQRACDELSSGNQTCEGHHVDYLHADLTIPT; this is encoded by the exons ATGCCACTAGCCATGGAGACCTCCCCTTTCATCAAGCTCATCCCATTCACCCTCCTCCTAGCCTGTTCTTCGTCGGCCATGGCTGCTGAGCCATCTTTGGAGGAACAGGCACGAGCTCTTCTTGCCTGGAAAGCCACACTAGAAAGCCAACCAACCCAACTGCAATCCTGGGAGAACACTTCACGGCCGTGTAGCTGGCATGGCATCAGGTGCAGCAAGCatcaacaagcaaggctccagcaAGAGGTACCGGTGATCACCGGGATCTCTCTGCGAGGCTTGGGGCTGAGAGGGGAGCtcgacaccctcaacttctcggtGTTGGCAACCCTGACGAGTATCCAACTCGCGCAAAATCAGATAAGGGGCTCCCTACCACcttctttagcatcatccttgccAAACCTGCGGCATCTAATGCTCCAGGAAAATAACCTCTCTGGTGAAATACCAAAGCATATAAAACACCTAGAGGGTCTTGTGGTGCTGAATTTGTCAATCAATCACTTGTTTGGTCCCCTTCCCAGCGAACTAGGCTACCTAAGGAAGCTGCGTACATTAGATTTTTCCAGCAACAACCTCACAGGCCCTGTTCCAAGAGATTTAGGAAATTTAACCAAGCTCACTAACTTGTCTCTGGGTGATAACCAATTATCTGGACATCTTCCTCGAGAACTAGGTTACCTCGTGAATTTACGATGGTTGGTTcttagtcaaaaccaattcatggGTTCTATCCCCCCTACCTTCGGGAGATTGGTTAATCTCACCGTATTGTACCTATATTATAACCAATTTTCTGGACATATTCCTCGAGAAATAGGTTACCTCGTGAACTTAGAAGAGTTAGATTTTACCGGCAACAAACTCACAGGCCCTATCCCAAGAAACCTAGGGAATTTAACCAAACTCAGTGACTTGTTTCTTGGTGATAACCAATTGTCTGGATATCTTCCTCCAGAATTAGGTTCCCTGGTGAATTTAGGAGGGTTGCATATTTGGCAAAACAAGCTCATGGGTTCTATCCCCGCTACCTTTGGGAGTTTGGTTAATCTCACTAGCTTGTACCTAAGGTATAACCAACTTTCTGGACATATTCCTCGAGAACTAGGTTACCTCGTGAAGTTATTTGAGTTAGAACTTCAACACAACAAACTCATGGGTTTCATTCCTGATATTTTTGGAAATTTGACCAAGCTCAGTTACTTGTACCTGGGGGACAACCAACTTTCCGGACATATTCCTCGAGAACTTGGTTACCTGGTGAATCTAAAAAAGTTAGATCTTAGGAACAACAAACTCATGGGTTCTATCCCTGCTACCTTTGGGAGTTTGGTTAATCTCACTAGCTTGGTCCTATGGGGCAATCAACTTTTCGGACGCATTCCTCCAGAACTAGGTTATCTCATGAACTTAGAAGAGTTACAACTTAGCAACAACAAACTCGTGGGTTCCCTCCCTGATATGTTTGGAAATTTGACCAAGCTCACTCTCTTGCACTTGGATAATAATAAATTTTCCGGACATGTTCCTCGAGGAATTGGTACCTTAATGGATCTCCAATATCTGCAATTTAGTGGTAACAATTTCTCTGGTCCCTTGCCACCTGACTTGTGTGCTGGAGGCAAGCTCGAGAGATTGGCTGGATTTGATAACAACCTGAATGGACCTTTGCCATCAAGTCTGGTACATTGCTTAAGCCTCGTTAGAGTTCGTCTTGAAAGGAATCAAATAGAAGGAGATATCTCTGAGTTGGGAATTCATCCCAATATGGTGTATATGGATATGAGCTCGAATAAACTATATGGACAGTTATCTAACCACTGGAGGGAGTGTCGTAATCTTACCAAGCTGAACATCTCAAACAACAACATCATGGGTAATATACCCACAAGTATGGGACAACTGTCTCAGTTAAAGGTACTCGATCTTTCATCAAACAAACTTGAAGGGGAGCTTCCAAGTAAACTGGGCAATGTAAAAAGTCTGTTCCATTTGAGCCTCGCTGATAATTTTCTCTACggtagtattccacaagaaattgGATCATTGTACAATCTAGAGCTCCTAGATTTGTCATCAAATAACCTAAGTGGTTCAATAAGAGGTTCAATTGCACGTTGTCTCAAGCTTCGCTTTTTGAAGTTGAGTCATAATAACTTTGATGGAAACATCCCTGCCGAGCTAGGCGTGATGTTAAGCTTACAAGACTTGTTGGATTTAAGTGACAATTCATTTGTTGGGGCGATACCAAGCCAACTTAGTGGCCTGAGCATGCTAGATACTTTGAATCTTTCACATAATGAATTGAATGGCTCAATTCCAGCATCATTTGGGAGCTTGGAAAGCTTAACATCCATTGATGTATCTTATAATGAATTGGAAGGACCGGTCCCACAGAGTAGGCTTTTCATGAGAGCACCACTCCGGTGTTTCATGCATAATAAGATGTTATGTGGTGTAGTGAAAGGACTGCCCTCCTGTAGTAGTGCAACTCAGAGCGAAGGACAAAGGACAGCTTATGGAATAATTGTACTAGCCACAGTCGTCCCTATTTTGATATGTGTTGTTCTTGCCATAGTTGTACTTAAATTCCAACATGAAAGGAAAAATTCAAAGGCAACTTCCACTGATAATGTAACACAATTAGCAAGCATGTTCTCTGTTTGGAGTTTTGATGGGGCAAATGTGTTCAAGCAAATTGCTGAGGCAACTGACAATTTTAGCGAGGTACATTGCATTGGAACCGGAGGATATGGGTCTgtgtacaaagctaaacttgcaaCATGTGAAATATTTGCCGTGAAGAAGATACACATGATAGAAGATGATTATGACATCAATGAGTCAATGTTCAATCGCGAGATTGGGGCATTGGTGCAGATTCGACATCGCAACATCGTAAAACTATTTGGGTATTGCTCCTCAAGCCAAGGCAGGTTTCTTATCTATGAATACATGGAGAGAGGAAACTTAGCGGAAACACTTGGGGCCAATGAAAGGGCAATTGAATTGGACTGGAAAAGGCGGGTAAATATTGTGTTGGACGTGGTTCATGCTTTGGCATACATGCATCATCATTGTCCATCACCAATAGTTCACCGAGATATAACAAGCAACAACATTTTGCTTGATATGGAATTTAGAGCTTGCATATCTGATTTTGGTACGGCTAAAATCCTCAATGTTAATGGCCCGAATATCACAAGGCTTGCTGGTACGAAAGGCTATCTTGCTCCAG AGCTAGCGTATACAGAGAATGTGACGGAGAAATGTGATGTATATAGCTTCGGAGTGCTCGTTATTGAGCTTTTTCTGGGATCCCATCCAGGCGATTTGCTATCATCCATCTACTTGACTACCAAGAAGAATGATATGTGTCTGAAGGATCTGCTGGACTCCAGGCTCGAGCTTCCGGGCACTGAAATCGCTAGAGAAATATACAACTTGCTCAGCATTGCAGTTCAGTGCTTAGAGCCTAACCCATCACACAGACCAACAGCACAGCGTGCTTGTGATGAGCTATCTTCTGGGAACCAAACATGTGAAGGTCATCATGTTGATTATCTACATGCCGACCTCACCATTCCTACCTAG